Genomic window (Rosa chinensis cultivar Old Blush chromosome 6, RchiOBHm-V2, whole genome shotgun sequence):
aataactataaaattaattcagaaaaatcctcaaaaaataaatacgaatttccgggcaTCACACTAGAAGGTAGTAGGCGTGACTTTCAAGTTCTAAAAATTTAATGCCTACCATGTTTTTTTAGTTTGTTCTATCTTTTGAGTTTCATAGGTTACCTAATCGAAATGTATGGTATTTAGTGATATTCATGGTTTTGAGGTAGGTTGTATTATGCTATGAGTTTTTTCTGATACCTTGTTAAGAGGTATATAGTTTTAGATACCTCATTATGGTTAGCTATTCTAGAGGTATGTTATAATGTCATAGCTATAAGGTATATTCAATGTCATGACTTTATTTTAATGCGCAGTGACTTTATTTTCCAAATGGGATCAtctacagtacattaatgtattgatacattaagtagactaggttcaatacagaggtagactagctcagtatatgggtagacatgcatggagttagtctaccCTTGTACCGAGCTAGTCAACCTCTGTATTGAACTTAGTCTACCTGATGTATCGGAACATTAATGTATTGAAGTATTTTCCTTTCCAAATAGTTTCCATACTCTCTCTTTAGTGTTTAGTCATTTTTGTTAAGGGTCCATTACGCGTATGCCTTATGATAACACACATTTCGATGCGTGTAATTGCTTCTAATACATCtgaattaagctaatcttcaaatcaattattatattattaattaataattcactttatttaattttaggaAATAATGGTGTCACAGAAATCGAAATAAAATGACTCGAAAATGGTgcaatttgaaatttttgacaAAAGAATGAAATTTTTGCAAGCTAGCGAGAGAAACCCAACTAGTCTCTTGAAAATATATATTAGGGTTTATGGTTTAGGGGCTTGATTAATTAGTGAATTAATCACttgattaattaacttaattaatgaagctgtattttttttctctcttttcttccatttccttcttgttcttcttttttatttttctttctttctcacttCCCACAATCTCAAATTGCATCCATTGAAAATCCACTTCAAATCTATCGCCTATTTGAACGAGGTGAGACCGAGATGAGAATGAACGAGgaatcaaagaagaaaaggTTAATGTACAACCATGATTAAAATAGTCAACGTGCattcaaaaaaatttaagaaaggGCTGCTCAGCCAAAAGAAAAAGCGAGCTTAAGGGATTATAAACTTTAAATTAAgggttttaatttattttctcttctttcttctctgtattatcatatttttcaaaataaaatatatactattattaagagaaaggCTTTGTTAACCATATTATAAAATTTAGACAAAAATGACCCTAAAAAGATTAGaaaatttgagatttttttttttgagaattaattaaattataaagccaataataacaattacaaaaaatatttttattaagaaaaataaataaaaaatatctcACAATCCACTTTTCTATCTCACTATCTTCACTCTGCAATAATAGTTTTCTTTCattaccttttcttttttattttcttcaataaaaaaatacttTGCACATGTAGAGTATGTGTGGAGGAAGGCTAGTGTATAATAAGGTCAAcagataaaatagaaaataaaataaaaattcagtAAGTAGGAAAaacgagtttttttttttaaggaactcTCATCCACTTGTATATGTGGACCCTGCCTGTTATACTTTTTGGAAAGATAAGCCTCTAGGATCCATCGCCATCTTGTatccaaaaacaagaaaacaaaaatcatttacggaagatttttgtttttttctataTAGGCCACTCAAAAGAGTCGGTGATAATTTCGATTTAATTAACACCTATAACTTTCTAATCTCTATACAAGGGCGGCCCTGAGGTAGGGCAAGTAGTGCGACTGCACTAGGCCTCCGATTTAGGGAGGCCTCCAATCTTAGAGCGTGTATATtaaatatagaaagaaaaaatgtcAATTAATTACCAACATGTAGGGTATCGTAGTTGGTTGAGGCGTTATCACTTTATCTGCAAGGTCTAGGTTCGAACCATGGGTTattctctttctttgttttgttcatttgtactatttttttttcttttccttttttagaTTCTtaactttttatttctttttcggcttctattcatacctcctaaattggtatttagacctcccTTTCTcaaatttacacaaaacttccaaTCTTGCCCTATTTTGTATTCGCACAATTTTTCCAATACAAATCTACTagtaatatcttttttttcaTCACTTAAAACTCAGTTCATAGGCATGACTTAACATCATTCACCTTGTAAGCTTGGATACTCTTATGAACCTCCTTATATTTCTTAATAAATCGTGCAATTTACAATACCACAGGAGAACTATTACCAAAATCAATTTCCCTAAACCCAAATCAGGCTAGCAACATAGTCTactctaccaaaaaaaaaaaaaccattaaaaGAGACAAGATAACAATTAACGATCAAGTCCATGAAGTGAAACAATTAAGCCAAACTAgaatgaaacaaaaagaataggaaATAGAAATTACTTTTCGATCATTATTTTCTCGATTGTTCTTCTCTATATTTGTTGTCTTTTATTCCATTTTGCAATCTTTAACATTCTACCTTAATCAAAGTTGCCCAATAATCCTCATGTATGGCTGTAAGAGAATGAGGGAGGGGGAAGGGGGGAGAAGAGAAGGTgcaaaatttatttaattttttttttttatcattgattttgttcattttttagaaGGGAAAAGTTGGATTtaaaaacttccaaaaattgttggaggtccaaataccattTTAGGAGGTGTGAATAGAacttcctttttcctatctattctctctttcttttttcttttttgatcaaattattctctctttctttgtttttattttggtttgttcATATATATCATTTTTTAACTGCTTATTGGATTGCACGCTCCAAAGTCCTCGAAAATGTGTTAACTTCCTCTTCAAATGGTGATCCTTTTAAGACCTTATGGAAGAAGATATGACATTCCAAAGTTCCAGGAAAagtgcaaatttgtgtatggAGGGCATGTCAAAATCTTCTCCCTACTCGTGCCAAGTAACAAACAAAGGGCTTTGAAGGAGATTTGCATTGCCTCCTCTGTCAACACTCGTATGAAGACAATGCTCATATTCTTTGTAAGTGCCCTATAGCGTCCTCTGTTCTATCTTCACCAATCTTTAATTTGGGTCATAGTTTGCTGCGGAACCTTAACTTTAAGGATGGATGCTGGAAAGAACAATTCATATGACCAAGTTACAGTTTGAGAAATTGCTAATGGTGTTATGGGCCTTAAGGAAGAATAGAAACACATATATGTGGGAGCAGACAAATCAAACTGCTGAACAGATTCTTAATTACTGGCTCTATGGCTTGGTTGGAGGAGTTCCATCGTGCAAGAAATGTTGATCATTGTCCCAAGCAGAGAACTAGGGCCAGTTGGAAGCCGACTATGAATGGTAATTGGAAACTGAATGTAGACGATACTTGGTTTTCTGCCTAACAGCAACAATGGTGGAGTAGGTGGTATTTTGAGAGATGCTCAAAGACAGTTTCGGGTAGCTTTTGCAATACCAGTCTCAAATGTCTCAAATCTGAAACTAGTGGAGCCGCAAGCCATTAAGCATGGCATTCAATTATTGCAGACTTTAAATGCTGGAAATGTGTGGATTGAAATAGACTGCCTGCAAGCTATTAAAGATATCCAAAATCCCCATCATGAAAACTTGGCTGAAGGTATAACCTAGTTGATGATATCAAACTTGTCTTGAATTCTTTACACAATGTAACTGTATGTCATGCTCCCATATCATGCAATGGAGTACGTGGCACATAGATTGGCAAACATTGCCTACGAAGCTAGCATTAGTTTCTTTTGATTTAATGAGGTACCAGAATGTATTCTGGATACCTATAACTTTGATTGTAATCCAGCATTTTAAGGGTTTTTcctaatgaaatttcattaactcaaaaaaaaaaaaaaaaaaatatatatatatagatatatatatttttactttcatAGATTCATGacttttcattaattttttggCAAAAATTTTCTATCTATTATTCAATCTtgattatttaaatttttttttttcattcttatattttattttcggtcctttttttcttatttcatttcaacatcttcttctctttgatatatatatatatatatatattttttttttttaatgaacatTATGAAATTCTTTTTTAAAGAGTTCgatattttctttattatatcaatttgatcaagttattttttttttaaatccagCAATTACTAAGACCTCATTTAATTTTCGCTCCAAGCCTCTGGAAATTCAGGACCAGCCCGGTCTCTATATATAGTCGTGGGGCTGCATGTAGATGTATAACATGAGAGACTAGGACTTTCACCACTACTCCCATTAAAATTTGTTTATACACAATCATGTCGTCTGTGCCAACTAGTTATGAATCATTTCCAGTACCACAAATTGCAAAGCCTGAAATCATTCGTCGGatagcaaattttcaaccaagcATTTGGGGAGATCAGTTCATCAACTATGATTCCCAAAAAACTGTAGAACTCAATATTTTTAGTCTAGTACATTATTTAAAGGGCGGTGGTTTTCACACTCCACTTCCCATCTTTTTCATAATTGCATGGTGAAGTGTTTGAGAAAATGACAGAATGTGAAAATCACGCACCTTAAATTTCATATGTTTGCCCAAAACTTGAGGGATATTTACATAGTCTTGACTCATTTAGTTGTGTTTGTTGCAGAAGACTGATGCCCTTTGTCAGCAGCAAGTTGGCAAATTGAAAACAGTAGTAAAGAGGGAACTCTTTACTAATGAAGGTGATTTTTCACATCGACTCAAGTTAATTGATGCAATCCAACGACTTGGCATGGCATATCATTTTGAACGCGAAATAGAAGAATCATTGCAACATATCCATGCGACATATCGTGATCGGGATCTGTACCGTGATGATGGCCATCTTTACGATGTTGCCCTATTGTTTCGGCTTCTAAGGCAACATGGATATCAAATTTCATCTGGTACTTAATTATCTTATTCAAATTTATGTATTAGCAGACCTGCAAAAAttgttctattttttatttttttattccaaGTATGTGATCATTAATGGTGTGCATATTTGAACATTATTATTCGAGCAGGTATATTCAACAAGTTTAAAGATTCAAATGGTAGCTTCAAAGAATGCTTAATTTCTGATGCCTCCGGTATGCTAAGCCTCTATGAAGCAACACATCTTAGGGTTAATGGAGAAGATATACTTGAAGAGGCTCTTTTGTTCACCACCACTCAACTCAAGTACGTGCTCAAAAGCAATGTAAGCTGTCCACCAGTATTGAAGGAACAAATAACTGAAGCTTTGACGAGACCTCTTCGAAAAACTTTGGAGAGATTATGCGCTAAGCGTTATATTTCAATCTACCAAGATGAAGCCTCACACAGTGAATCTCTATTGAAACTTGCAAAGTTGGATTTCAATCTTGTTCAGTCTTTACACCAAAAGGAGCTCTCTGATATTACTAGGTACGtaattaattaagtaaataaTAAATTAAGTGATCTTCTTTAATTTGTCAATTATTAGGTGGAATTACTAGGTAAGATTATTAGGTAAGTAATTAATTACTTTTATGGAGTTGGCTGTGGTATTTTGATGTTGTTATATGCTCATTTTACATCTAGTTGTTCTTTAATTGATTATCAGAACATCACGGAGTTATTTGAAAAGTTATCAAGTTTACATTAGAAGTATGAACTGAACTAAACTTATATATTTGATGTATTAGGTGGTGGAAAGAACTAGACTTTGAAAGGAAATTGCCTTTTGCAAGAGACAGGGTGGTGGAGGTGTTCTTTTGGATGGTGGGAGTATATTTTGAACCCCAGTACTCTATTGGCAGAATCATTATGACAAAAGTGGGTATCCTCCTAACTATTTTGGATGATATCTATGATGCATATGGTACATTTGAAGAACTCATGATCTTCACTCAAGCAATTGACAGGTCCAATATATAAAAAATTGTAATTGTTAATATATCTATGTGTTCAACCTACTATGTAAATATTCTTATGATTATGTTTCAGGTGGAATGTCAAATGCATAGATGAACTCCCAGACTATTTGAAAATATTCTATCATGAACTTTTGAATCTTTTCGATGAAATTGACAAAGTGATGTCAAAGGAAGGAAGATCATATCGAACTTCATATGCAATAGAAGCTGTAAGTGATACATGATAGATTCAGAACATTAAAATTTTTACTTCAAGTTCACtgacatataatatatatgtgtatattgCTCAGATGAAAGTTCAGGCTCGATCATTTTTCAACGAGGCCCAATGGTTGCAAGAAGGACGCACTCCGAGCATGGAAGAATATATGAGTGTTGCTACAGTTTCTGTTACTTACCCTTTTATAACAACCATTTCATTACTTGGCATGGGAGATATTGTAACGAAGGATGCATTTGAGTGGTTGTTGGATGACCCGAAAATTGTTAGCGCTTCCAATATCATTTTTAGGCTCATGGATGACATTGTTTCCACCAAGGTACATATACACATTACACTGAATTTTAAGTTCTACTTGTATCATCACCTCATAAAAATCAACTTGTTAGTGCTTCTATTAATATCATTTTTAGGCTCATGGATGACATAGTTTCCACCAATGTACATGCATATACACATTACACTTAATTTTGAGTTCTACTTGTATCATCACCTTATAAAAATCAACTTGATTAACTATTTTGGATTATTTTACTTTTGCAgtttgagaaagagagagggcatGCACCTTCTAGCATTGATTGCTATATGAAGCAATATGGTGTTTCAGAGCAAGAGACGATTGACGTTTTCGGGAAACAAATTGCGAAATCATGGAAGGATATAAATGAGGAGTTTCTTAAACCAACCGCTATGCCAATGCCGGTTCTTATGCGTGTTCTCAATTTAACAAGAGTAGTGGATCTTCTTTACAAGGGAGAAGATGGATTCACACGAGTTGGGAAGATGACCAAAGATAGTGTTGCTGCAGTTATTATCGACTCAGTGCCACTGTGATCGAGTTGGTTTAAAAGTTATTTGTTCTTTCTATATAAATGCAATTGTATGGGAGATTTCTGTCTACTCTTTCCGTAATCAATAAGATGTAACCCTAATAACTAAATAAGGTCAAACCACTTTCCGTTCATGTTGAAGGGGTTGCAAGTTTGTTTGTAATAGTATGTATTGTTTCTCAATATTTGTTTGAATAGTGTATGTTGTTTCTTaagtgttttcttgttttttggaATGTGGAATATTGTTTTTCAATGTTTGTTTGGAATAGTGTGTATTGTTTCTCAAGTTTATCTTAATATTTAAAATATCTTGTAACATAATATTATTTAGATATTGTACAAGAAAGTGTGATTCGTTTAGTATTAGAGTTAAATTCATCACCAGTACTGCCTAAACTCTTTTGCCTGATCAGTTTGGTTCTCAACAATTAAAAACGATCAAAATGATACATGCATTTAAAATTTTGTATCAATGTGGTAAATTACAAGCACTTCACTACAACATAGTTAGAGCAAACTACAGGTACCAAAATCATGTATAAAGTCACTAACTTACAGCCTTTGCTCGTGCTGCCTGCTTGATGAGACAAATATTTGCTATGTTATTAAtgcatttctctctacattttacttagttattctcttaacattatcatttctaacttagttttgtGTTATTAGATAGTTTTCAGTCGAAAATAAAGGCAAGGAAGA
Coding sequences:
- the LOC112171168 gene encoding (-)-alpha-pinene synthase, producing the protein MSSVPTSYESFPVPQIAKPEIIRRIANFQPSIWGDQFINYDSQKTKTDALCQQQVGKLKTVVKRELFTNEGDFSHRLKLIDAIQRLGMAYHFEREIEESLQHIHATYRDRDLYRDDGHLYDVALLFRLLRQHGYQISSGIFNKFKDSNGSFKECLISDASGMLSLYEATHLRVNGEDILEEALLFTTTQLKYVLKSNVSCPPVLKEQITEALTRPLRKTLERLCAKRYISIYQDEASHSESLLKLAKLDFNLVQSLHQKELSDITRWWKELDFERKLPFARDRVVEVFFWMVGVYFEPQYSIGRIIMTKVGILLTILDDIYDAYGTFEELMIFTQAIDRWNVKCIDELPDYLKIFYHELLNLFDEIDKVMSKEGRSYRTSYAIEAMKVQARSFFNEAQWLQEGRTPSMEEYMSVATVSVTYPFITTISLLGMGDIVTKDAFEWLLDDPKIVSASNIIFRLMDDIVSTKFEKERGHAPSSIDCYMKQYGVSEQETIDVFGKQIAKSWKDINEEFLKPTAMPMPVLMRVLNLTRVVDLLYKGEDGFTRVGKMTKDSVAAVIIDSVPL